The DNA window TTCGGCACGATGCAGACGCGAGAACACATTAAACAGCTTGTGGACATAGCGCATATCAAACCCCACGCCATTGTCTTTAATAAAAAACACGCAGGAGCTTTCTTCCTGCCGAGAACCTATTTCGATGTGCGCCTCCTTCTTCTGGCGCGTGAATTTAAAGGCGTTCGAGAGCAGATTAAACAACACCTGCCGCAACAGAACCGGGTCGACCTCATAGGACGGCAAATTTCCTAAAATAATTTTGACGCAACGTTCTTTCCGTTCAGCCCGAAAGTCTTTTAGAACACTATTCACCAGATCATGGATATCGGCTCTCTGCTTGTTCAGCGGCTGTCGGCTTAACCGGGAAAACGTCAGCAACCCCTGAATCAGGCGGTCCATTTGCCGGCAATTGTCCTGGATGACCTGGAGGCAATGGTGGCCCTCCCTCCCGACATGCGCGCTATGACTTTCGATCATAATGCGGGCAAAGCTGTCAATCGCCCGCAGGGGCGCGCGCAGATCATGAGAAATGGAATAGGCAAACGCTTCCAGTTCACTGGTGCGCTCGCTGACACGCTGTTCCAGGCTTTCATTGAGCTTGCGGATTTTGTCATCCGCTTGCTTGCGCTCGGTGATATCGCGGTCAGCACCGCGATATCCTTTAAAATTTCCATTGGCATCATAAAAGGGAAGGCCGCTGGTTTCCAAAACTACCGGATGTCCGTCTTTGTGAAGGTTGGTGTTTTCCAAGGCAATTACAGATTTCTTTTCCGCTACCAGTGACCCAAAGATTTGGGCAACGCGTTTCATTTCTTCCGGCGGCATCAATTCAAACGGCGTTTTCCCAAGGAGTTCTTCCGGTTCGTAGCCGAGGTAGTCTCTAACCCGCGGGCTAACGTAGGTGTAATGCCCCTGGGGATCCATTTCCCAGACTCTGTCGTGCAAAGTTTCGACCAGACCCTGGAATTTATTTTTGCTGTCTTGCAATGCTTGCTCTTTGGCCCTTAACTGCTGGTTGGCATTTTTCAGTTCATTAATGGTCTTTTCCAATTTACGGCGGGTGATCTGCAATTCATCAATCAAATTCTGGTTCTCTTTAGATAACTTTATCTGATGCAAGGCCTTCTTTATAACAACTTTAACCTCGTCCATATTGAAGGGCTTTATAATGTAGGAAAAGGCCCCGCGGTTTAACGCTTCTACCGCCGACTCCAGACTCGCATAACCTGTCATCATAATAACGGCTGACTCGGGATTGACCTCCTTGGCCTCTTCCAGAATCTGGATACCGCCCACATCGGGAAGTTTCAAATCCACAATAACAATATCAAAGAGCCCTTTTCTTATCTCTTTTATCGCTTCTTTGCCGGAAGCGAATATCGTTACCTGATATCCCTTATCAACCAGGATATCCTTTAAGGTCTCCCGCATGCCCG is part of the Syntrophales bacterium genome and encodes:
- a CDS encoding response regulator; translation: MSDISEKKATILLVDDDAGMRETLKDILVDKGYQVTIFASGKEAIKEIRKGLFDIVIVDLKLPDVGGIQILEEAKEVNPESAVIMMTGYASLESAVEALNRGAFSYIIKPFNMDEVKVVIKKALHQIKLSKENQNLIDELQITRRKLEKTINELKNANQQLRAKEQALQDSKNKFQGLVETLHDRVWEMDPQGHYTYVSPRVRDYLGYEPEELLGKTPFELMPPEEMKRVAQIFGSLVAEKKSVIALENTNLHKDGHPVVLETSGLPFYDANGNFKGYRGADRDITERKQADDKIRKLNESLEQRVSERTSELEAFAYSISHDLRAPLRAIDSFARIMIESHSAHVGREGHHCLQVIQDNCRQMDRLIQGLLTFSRLSRQPLNKQRADIHDLVNSVLKDFRAERKERCVKIILGNLPSYEVDPVLLRQVLFNLLSNAFKFTRQKKEAHIEIGSRQEESSCVFFIKDNGVGFDMRYVHKLFNVFSRLHRAEDYEGTGVGLAIVQRIILRHGGRVWIEAAPDTGATVYFTISG